One Pontibacillus yanchengensis DNA window includes the following coding sequences:
- a CDS encoding MFS transporter, whose protein sequence is MNTSSSGIQIGVKENITQFILLVVINLFVGSMVGLERTILPIIGEERFGLASMTAALSFIVSFGFSKATMNLFAGSLADRLGRKKVLLAGWAIGLAVPLLVIFAETWWLIVFANVLLGVNQALTWSMTVNMKVDLAKSNQRGLAVGFNEFAGYIGVALMAAISGYVASVYSLSPEPFYIGIGLVVVGFVLSLLTKDTGEYLKVQSQEQPSKTISTSEVFKQTSWKNKNLSSSSFAGLTTNLKDGMAWGLFPIFFASSGLTVGQIGTIIAVYPAAWGFFQLFTGVWSDRIGRKGLIVAGMFVQAFSLWFILLVNGYFLWLIGALLLGIGTAMVYPTIIASVSDVAQPKWRATSLGIYRFWRDSGYAFGALLAGVFADLLSVHWAIGLVAILPLLSGVLSLTKMQETLVG, encoded by the coding sequence ATGAATACATCATCAAGCGGCATTCAAATCGGCGTAAAAGAAAACATCACGCAATTTATTTTGTTAGTTGTCATTAATTTATTTGTAGGTTCAATGGTTGGGTTGGAGCGGACCATTCTCCCAATCATAGGGGAAGAGCGATTTGGCCTTGCCTCTATGACTGCGGCTCTTTCGTTTATCGTTAGTTTCGGTTTCTCAAAAGCAACTATGAACTTATTTGCGGGAAGCCTTGCAGATAGGCTGGGTCGCAAAAAGGTATTATTAGCTGGTTGGGCAATTGGATTAGCTGTTCCATTACTTGTTATTTTTGCTGAAACTTGGTGGTTGATTGTGTTTGCCAATGTGTTGTTGGGGGTTAATCAGGCGCTAACCTGGTCGATGACAGTGAACATGAAGGTGGATTTGGCGAAATCGAATCAACGTGGGTTAGCTGTTGGATTCAATGAATTTGCAGGTTATATAGGAGTGGCTTTAATGGCAGCTATATCTGGCTATGTAGCATCTGTTTATTCGTTAAGTCCAGAACCTTTTTATATTGGCATAGGATTAGTTGTTGTTGGATTTGTTCTATCGTTATTAACTAAGGATACAGGTGAATATCTGAAGGTACAATCTCAGGAGCAGCCTTCTAAAACGATTTCTACATCGGAAGTATTTAAACAAACGTCTTGGAAGAATAAAAATTTATCCAGTAGCAGTTTTGCAGGATTAACAACAAATTTGAAAGATGGCATGGCCTGGGGGCTGTTTCCTATCTTTTTTGCATCTAGTGGATTAACAGTAGGTCAGATTGGTACAATCATTGCCGTTTATCCTGCAGCATGGGGGTTTTTCCAACTGTTTACAGGAGTATGGAGTGATCGAATCGGTCGAAAAGGTCTCATTGTAGCAGGAATGTTTGTTCAAGCTTTCTCGCTTTGGTTCATCTTGTTAGTCAACGGCTACTTCTTATGGCTCATTGGAGCACTCCTTCTCGGAATAGGAACAGCGATGGTTTATCCTACCATTATCGCTTCTGTCAGTGATGTAGCCCAACCTAAATGGCGGGCAACGTCTCTAGGAATTTATCGTTTCTGGCGAGATAGCGGATATGCATTTGGGGCTTTACTTGCAGGGGTGTTTGCAGACCTATTATCCGTTCATTGGGCAATTGGCCTTGTAGCTATTCTCCCACTGTTGTCAGGCGTACTATCGTTAACAAAAATGCAGGAAACGTTGGTGGGATGA
- a CDS encoding Na+/H+ antiporter NhaC family protein, with protein sequence MEHWASVIPFVVIIVFALWTKQVLPGLFIGLLIASLIVEGSFLGGMDAMSSYIITNLTKDTKLQVIGFLYIFAGIIQMTKMTGGIKGFIELVSNRIQTKKQAIFLSWLSLGGTFISPNLRIVTVAPIMKAIQNKLDVKKERLSFVIEATALPVIALIPVATAFIGYMTTTIELALENTEISGDAYLYFLKSIPFNFFSITTIVLALVYSVVKHPKIYDQKDEHKKEEGQRNDEGAEDKGVRANVWNLVIPLFLAISLSVLLSWWDGYQQTPSMIQAFMKANVTKAMFHAILITLVITFLQHSIDRYSLKELLQYFFEGGNKLIPAFFLFALVWGLASATKDLGLSSFVTETLGVIPESFIPPITFLLGSVLAYFVGSAWGSWGLLMPIGVSLATTSDIPLPLLIGIVFASGTVGGLVSPLSATTATMSKIMGFNTVTYSGYKLKHSAAPFLLSLILYGLVTLVF encoded by the coding sequence ATGGAACACTGGGCGTCGGTGATACCGTTTGTTGTCATTATTGTGTTTGCCTTGTGGACGAAGCAAGTATTACCAGGGTTATTTATTGGATTGCTAATTGCTTCCTTGATTGTAGAAGGTTCTTTCCTAGGCGGGATGGACGCTATGTCCTCCTATATCATTACGAATCTCACAAAAGATACAAAGCTCCAGGTTATTGGATTCTTATATATTTTTGCTGGCATTATCCAAATGACGAAAATGACAGGTGGTATCAAAGGATTTATTGAATTAGTGTCAAACCGTATCCAGACGAAGAAGCAGGCGATTTTCTTGAGCTGGCTTTCATTGGGAGGTACGTTTATCTCCCCAAATCTGCGTATTGTAACGGTTGCACCTATTATGAAGGCTATACAGAATAAACTAGATGTGAAGAAAGAACGCCTTAGTTTTGTGATAGAAGCGACAGCTTTACCAGTCATTGCATTAATACCTGTTGCTACGGCTTTTATTGGATACATGACAACTACGATTGAGTTAGCTTTAGAAAATACTGAAATCAGTGGTGATGCTTATCTTTACTTCCTGAAAAGTATCCCTTTTAACTTCTTTTCGATTACGACGATTGTACTGGCCCTTGTGTATAGTGTGGTGAAGCATCCGAAGATTTATGATCAGAAGGATGAGCATAAGAAGGAGGAGGGACAAAGGAATGATGAGGGTGCTGAAGACAAAGGCGTGAGAGCTAATGTATGGAACTTGGTTATTCCACTGTTTTTGGCGATAAGTTTATCTGTTCTTTTGTCGTGGTGGGATGGGTATCAGCAGACACCTAGCATGATTCAGGCTTTTATGAAAGCAAATGTAACAAAAGCGATGTTCCATGCCATCTTGATTACGCTTGTTATTACCTTCCTTCAGCACAGTATAGATCGATATTCCTTAAAAGAACTATTACAGTATTTCTTCGAAGGAGGGAATAAGCTCATACCCGCCTTTTTCTTATTTGCACTGGTGTGGGGATTGGCGTCAGCTACGAAGGATTTAGGTTTATCATCATTTGTAACGGAAACATTAGGTGTGATTCCAGAATCTTTTATCCCACCGATAACTTTCTTACTAGGGTCGGTGCTAGCTTATTTTGTTGGTTCTGCATGGGGGTCATGGGGCTTATTGATGCCTATTGGTGTTTCACTAGCGACAACATCGGACATTCCATTACCTCTTTTAATCGGCATCGTATTTGCAAGCGGTACAGTAGGAGGACTAGTCTCTCCACTTAGCGCCACAACTGCAACCATGTCGAAAATTATGGGATTTAACACCGTCACCTATTCAGGATATAAGCTTAAACACAGCGCAGCCCCATTTCTGTTGTCCCTAATTTTGTATGGGCTAGTGACCTTGGTGTTCTAG
- a CDS encoding glycoside hydrolase family 32 protein, with product MDFSNRQNRFVPLSDVSADYLKDIEQKTKTDEFYPSYHIAPHHGLLNDPNGLAFYNGEHHIFYQWFPLGPVHGLKHWYHVSTKDFVHYTDHGIALFPDQSYDSHGCFSGSALVENDELHLFYTGNHLTPNNEPYPTQCYAKMLPTNDIEKYGVIADVNDADFTRDYRDPVVFKRKDTYYMLVGGKTRSKLGALALYEGRGKDSLTYKGIVNTQFDEFGYMWECPNYFEKEDKGVFIFSPQGLTSEDPYSFKNVFSVVYVIGEKMDVDNRKFTHDSYYELDKGFDFYAPQTYEDNEGRRILIGWLGNSKSEYPTDKNMWAHMLTIPRTLSIEGDKLIQNPIEDLESLRREETVILSEVRVPQKAFELELSVDSQFELSLSNDAGDSITFSSNGDEYCLDRSDMTYVYAERFGTKRFAERKVTESHTIQIFVDHSSIEIFCDNGETVFTSRFFITNLSTLTITDGVSGKLFRLASIDCGVVRDATRRVI from the coding sequence ATGGATTTCTCTAATAGACAAAATCGGTTCGTCCCATTATCAGATGTATCAGCTGACTATCTCAAGGATATTGAACAGAAGACAAAGACAGACGAATTCTATCCTTCTTATCACATTGCACCCCATCATGGGTTATTAAATGATCCAAATGGCCTTGCCTTTTACAACGGGGAACACCACATTTTTTATCAGTGGTTTCCTCTAGGGCCAGTTCATGGACTGAAGCATTGGTATCATGTGTCCACAAAGGATTTTGTACATTATACAGATCATGGAATAGCGCTTTTTCCAGACCAATCGTATGATTCACATGGTTGTTTTTCAGGATCAGCTTTAGTGGAAAATGACGAGCTGCACTTATTTTATACTGGCAATCACTTAACACCAAATAACGAACCTTATCCCACACAATGCTATGCAAAGATGTTGCCAACCAATGATATCGAGAAGTATGGTGTTATTGCAGATGTGAATGATGCTGATTTTACTAGAGATTATCGAGATCCTGTCGTATTTAAGAGGAAAGATACGTACTATATGCTCGTAGGAGGGAAAACTCGTTCCAAACTTGGGGCGTTGGCCCTTTATGAGGGGAGAGGTAAAGATTCGCTTACTTATAAAGGCATAGTGAATACTCAATTTGATGAATTTGGTTACATGTGGGAATGCCCTAATTACTTCGAAAAAGAGGATAAAGGTGTGTTTATCTTTTCCCCGCAAGGCTTGACTAGTGAAGATCCATACTCATTTAAAAATGTGTTCTCCGTTGTGTATGTAATAGGAGAAAAAATGGATGTGGACAATCGTAAATTTACGCATGATTCGTATTATGAGCTAGATAAAGGTTTTGATTTTTATGCACCTCAAACGTATGAGGACAATGAAGGAAGAAGAATCCTAATCGGCTGGCTGGGCAATTCGAAAAGTGAGTATCCAACTGATAAGAATATGTGGGCTCATATGCTAACTATTCCTAGAACGTTATCCATTGAAGGAGATAAACTAATTCAAAATCCTATTGAAGACTTAGAATCATTGCGGCGAGAGGAAACGGTCATATTGTCCGAGGTGCGTGTACCGCAAAAAGCATTTGAGCTAGAACTGTCTGTAGACTCACAATTTGAACTATCTTTATCAAACGATGCAGGAGATTCTATTACTTTTTCTTCAAATGGTGATGAATATTGTTTGGATCGTTCCGATATGACGTATGTGTATGCGGAAAGGTTTGGAACGAAACGGTTTGCTGAACGGAAGGTAACAGAAAGCCATACGATTCAAATTTTTGTGGATCATTCTAGTATAGAGATTTTTTGTGATAATGGAGAGACTGTTTTTACAAGCAGATTCTTTATTACGAATCTCAGTACGCTCACAATAACAGATGGAGTTAGCGGGAAATTATTTAGGTTGGCTTCTATTGATTGTGGTGTGGTAAGGGATGCAACTAGGCGTGTCATATAA
- a CDS encoding PTS transporter subunit EIIC produces the protein MAKDAKKVAQSILEAFGGEENIHSMAHCATRLRVVLVDDDLFDKESIEAIEGVNGYFFQSGQHQVILGTGFVNKVYAALVEMGVAEGDVKEEAKKNMSLAQQLTRAFADIFIPIIPVLVATGLLMGLRGLLLNGFNLELSSQLLTLSQVLTDTSFTFIPVLVTWSAMKKFGGSPVIGIALGLMLVAPQLPSKWAVTFGDAEPLLLPFLGFDIPITGMQSSILPAVFMGWLASKIEKTARKRTPEALDLILTPFITLLFSLVLGLVLVGPMILGIENVITSGIMYFFELPYGIGGVIYGGAIQFLAITGMHHTIIPITVKMVSETGYDLINPIGTAAIAGQAGAALAIISATRNKVKRSNMTSAVIPAFLGITEPVMFAITLPKVKPFLYGCLGGAVGGGLASLLGIAAAGTGSTMLPGMLLYIGDGLLQYILVIAVALTTAFLATRFAYKEKTEEITQNTNLTEKTS, from the coding sequence ATGGCGAAAGATGCAAAGAAAGTGGCTCAAAGTATTCTAGAAGCATTTGGTGGGGAAGAGAACATTCATAGTATGGCTCACTGTGCTACACGGTTACGAGTTGTTTTGGTTGATGATGACCTGTTTGACAAAGAAAGCATAGAAGCAATTGAAGGTGTAAATGGCTATTTCTTTCAAAGTGGCCAGCACCAAGTAATTCTAGGAACAGGCTTTGTGAACAAGGTATATGCAGCATTGGTTGAAATGGGAGTAGCAGAGGGAGATGTAAAAGAAGAAGCGAAAAAGAACATGTCTCTGGCTCAACAACTGACAAGAGCTTTTGCAGATATTTTCATCCCGATTATCCCGGTTTTAGTAGCGACGGGATTACTGATGGGATTACGTGGACTTTTACTTAATGGATTTAACTTGGAGTTGTCTTCTCAATTATTAACGTTATCGCAAGTGTTAACAGATACATCCTTTACGTTTATTCCAGTATTAGTAACATGGTCAGCTATGAAGAAGTTTGGAGGATCGCCGGTCATTGGGATAGCGCTCGGGTTGATGCTTGTAGCCCCCCAATTGCCGAGTAAGTGGGCCGTAACGTTTGGTGATGCAGAACCATTGCTCTTGCCATTTTTAGGATTTGATATTCCGATTACTGGTATGCAAAGTTCGATTCTGCCTGCTGTGTTTATGGGGTGGCTAGCATCGAAGATTGAAAAAACAGCAAGAAAACGCACACCAGAAGCATTAGACCTAATTTTAACACCGTTTATCACACTATTATTCTCTCTAGTACTAGGACTTGTATTAGTTGGTCCAATGATTCTAGGAATCGAAAACGTTATAACAAGCGGAATTATGTACTTCTTTGAATTGCCATATGGCATTGGTGGTGTCATCTACGGAGGAGCTATTCAATTCTTGGCTATTACTGGTATGCATCATACAATCATCCCGATTACTGTAAAGATGGTATCCGAAACAGGGTACGACTTAATCAATCCTATTGGAACAGCTGCTATTGCGGGGCAAGCGGGGGCAGCGTTGGCTATCATTTCAGCTACACGCAATAAAGTGAAACGTTCGAACATGACTAGTGCTGTCATTCCGGCTTTTCTTGGTATTACAGAACCTGTTATGTTCGCCATCACGCTTCCAAAGGTAAAACCTTTCTTATATGGATGTCTTGGTGGTGCTGTAGGAGGGGGTTTAGCTTCTCTATTAGGAATTGCAGCTGCTGGAACAGGTTCGACCATGCTCCCTGGCATGTTGCTTTACATTGGTGATGGCTTGCTTCAATATATTTTGGTTATAGCAGTTGCCTTAACGACAGCTTTCCTTGCAACGCGCTTCGCCTATAAAGAGAAAACAGAAGAAATCACCCAAAACACGAATTTAACGGAAAAAACTAGTTAA
- a CDS encoding LacI family DNA-binding transcriptional regulator: protein MSTMKDVAQKAGVGLGTVSRVINRTGSVKESTRIKVEQAIKDLNYQPNEVARNFKMQQSQSVALIVPSIWHPFFSEFAYFVEKTLSSNGYKMILCNSESDAQKEINYINMLEKNKIDGLIAITYSEDIDQYVSSNLPIVSIDRHFTEDVVYITSDNHKGGQMAAQQLVNRGCTNIAFMGSISTIKNESMYRRNGFEEKAQEIDISCVIFEKEEPIEHLEQTIEGFVSEHPELDGIFAMNDKWARIIINTLEKQGKNIPKDVQVIGYDGLRSSKEAGLTFSTIRQPVQDMGEQAVTALLNIIHEEPVKSRIVLPVEFYDGFSTV, encoded by the coding sequence ATGAGTACGATGAAAGATGTGGCACAAAAAGCAGGGGTTGGACTTGGCACTGTATCGAGGGTTATTAATCGAACGGGGTCCGTCAAGGAATCGACTCGTATTAAAGTGGAACAAGCGATTAAAGATTTGAATTATCAACCGAATGAAGTGGCGAGAAACTTCAAGATGCAGCAATCACAATCAGTTGCTTTAATTGTTCCATCGATTTGGCATCCCTTTTTCTCTGAGTTTGCGTACTTTGTGGAAAAGACGTTATCTAGTAATGGGTATAAAATGATTCTCTGTAACTCTGAGAGTGATGCCCAAAAGGAAATCAACTATATTAATATGCTAGAAAAAAATAAAATTGATGGCTTAATTGCGATTACATATAGTGAAGATATCGATCAGTATGTCTCTAGTAACCTTCCGATTGTAAGCATTGACCGACATTTTACGGAGGATGTCGTCTATATTACGAGTGATAACCACAAAGGTGGGCAAATGGCCGCGCAGCAATTGGTGAATCGAGGATGTACGAACATAGCTTTCATGGGAAGTATTTCAACCATCAAAAATGAATCCATGTATAGACGCAATGGATTTGAAGAGAAAGCTCAAGAAATAGATATCTCCTGTGTTATTTTTGAAAAAGAAGAACCGATTGAACACTTGGAACAGACCATTGAAGGATTCGTGTCAGAACATCCTGAGCTAGATGGAATTTTTGCGATGAATGACAAGTGGGCTAGAATTATTATTAACACATTAGAGAAACAAGGAAAAAATATTCCTAAAGATGTACAGGTCATAGGTTATGATGGATTAAGGAGTAGTAAGGAAGCGGGATTAACGTTCTCCACGATCCGTCAACCTGTTCAAGATATGGGGGAACAGGCTGTAACAGCATTGTTAAACATCATCCATGAAGAACCCGTGAAGTCTAGAATCGTACTTCCAGTAGAATTTTATGATGGATTTAGCACGGTGTGA
- the xylB gene encoding xylulokinase encodes MCYVLGIDLGTSGVKVLAVRQDGKVVAEATREYPLLQPYPGYNEQNPEDWVQQTYLAIEEVIQKTGIDAAHIQGISYSGQMHGLVLLDDKGNVIRNAILWNDTRTSQECKNIEETLGEELYEIAKNPALEGFTLPKLLWVKNHEPDHYSRATTFLLPKDYLRYRMTCKLQMDFSDAAGTLLLDVVNKQWSLTICEALGISIDLCPELVESHHCVGNITEEVAKRCGLSSSTQVFAGGADNACGAIGAGVLSSGKTLCSIGTSGVMLSYEEHDERQYNGAVHYFNHGKQDAFYVMGVTLAAGYSLSWFKDTFAADATYESLLAQINKVPAGSNGLLFTPYIVGERTPHGDSTIRGSFIGMDASHTFNHFIRAVVEGVTFSLREALDILRESNHEINHIYSIGGGAKNDNWLQIQANIFDASIQKLENEHGPSLGAAILASYGVGWFPTLEDSVNMFVMYGETFYPQLDQVEQYERFYRSFKRIYSDTKAVNEEIKTYRDNCN; translated from the coding sequence ATGTGCTATGTACTAGGTATAGATTTGGGGACGAGTGGAGTTAAAGTTTTAGCTGTTCGTCAAGATGGAAAAGTAGTGGCAGAAGCTACTAGGGAGTATCCGCTATTACAGCCTTATCCGGGTTATAACGAGCAAAATCCTGAAGATTGGGTGCAACAAACCTACTTAGCTATAGAAGAAGTTATTCAGAAGACCGGGATTGATGCAGCACATATTCAAGGAATTTCTTACTCCGGTCAAATGCATGGTTTGGTATTGTTAGATGACAAAGGGAATGTGATTCGGAATGCGATTTTATGGAATGATACAAGAACATCTCAAGAGTGCAAAAATATTGAAGAAACCCTTGGGGAAGAACTTTATGAAATCGCAAAGAATCCTGCCTTAGAAGGTTTTACGTTACCAAAACTACTGTGGGTGAAAAATCATGAACCTGATCACTATAGTAGAGCAACCACATTTTTGTTACCAAAGGATTATCTGCGGTATCGAATGACTTGCAAATTACAAATGGATTTTTCAGATGCAGCTGGTACATTGTTATTAGATGTTGTCAATAAACAATGGAGTCTAACTATATGTGAGGCATTAGGGATTTCAATCGACCTTTGTCCTGAATTAGTAGAATCACATCATTGTGTAGGAAATATTACAGAAGAAGTAGCTAAAAGATGTGGTTTGTCGTCGAGTACGCAAGTTTTTGCAGGGGGAGCAGATAATGCATGTGGAGCAATAGGAGCAGGGGTGCTCTCCTCAGGAAAAACATTATGTAGCATTGGTACATCAGGAGTTATGTTGAGCTATGAGGAACATGACGAACGCCAGTACAACGGAGCGGTTCATTATTTTAACCATGGAAAGCAAGATGCTTTTTATGTAATGGGCGTAACGCTTGCAGCTGGGTATAGCTTAAGCTGGTTTAAAGACACGTTTGCTGCTGATGCAACCTATGAAAGTTTATTAGCGCAGATTAATAAAGTTCCAGCTGGCTCGAATGGTTTGTTGTTTACACCTTATATTGTAGGAGAGAGAACCCCTCACGGTGATTCTACAATCAGGGGAAGTTTCATTGGAATGGATGCTTCGCATACGTTCAACCATTTCATCCGTGCAGTGGTTGAAGGGGTTACCTTTTCTCTTCGTGAAGCACTAGACATTTTACGAGAATCGAATCATGAAATTAATCATATCTATTCCATAGGTGGTGGAGCAAAGAATGATAATTGGTTACAAATACAAGCTAATATATTTGATGCATCCATACAAAAATTGGAGAATGAGCATGGTCCAAGCCTAGGTGCTGCCATTTTAGCTAGTTATGGAGTAGGATGGTTTCCTACTTTGGAAGATTCTGTGAATATGTTTGTTATGTATGGAGAAACCTTCTATCCGCAACTAGATCAAGTGGAGCAATATGAGCGATTTTACAGAAGCTTCAAAAGAATTTATAGCGATACAAAAGCTGTAAATGAAGAAATAAAGACGTATAGAGATAACTGTAACTAG
- a CDS encoding carbohydrate ABC transporter permease codes for MVNTNNRRTILFMVLGILATCIMMFPVYWMFITSIKPLNEIFSSPPIFFPNEPTFKPYVEIFQGEKSMLLYMKNSFIIGSGSMLLTLLLSAPAAYALARKKITGLVVIVGILITSQMFPTIIMATPLYIIYQKIGLTDTFLGLIIANTTVLLPFAIILLRPFFLRLPKGLEEAALIDGCNKFTTFFKVILPLTRTGLITVGTFTFLMAWNELLFALTLSNDNSMRPVTVGIFNYMGEYQSVWNNLMAASFVSSLPIVIAFIFLQKYIVDGLTTGATKG; via the coding sequence ATGGTAAATACAAATAATAGACGTACAATCCTATTTATGGTACTTGGTATTCTAGCAACGTGTATAATGATGTTCCCGGTCTATTGGATGTTTATTACGTCGATTAAGCCATTAAATGAAATTTTCTCCAGCCCACCGATTTTCTTTCCAAATGAACCTACATTCAAACCATATGTTGAGATTTTTCAAGGTGAAAAATCAATGCTTCTGTATATGAAAAATAGCTTTATCATTGGATCTGGTAGTATGCTACTAACATTATTACTTTCTGCACCAGCAGCATACGCTTTAGCACGTAAGAAAATTACTGGATTGGTTGTCATTGTTGGAATCCTTATCACGAGTCAAATGTTTCCAACCATTATTATGGCCACACCACTATACATTATTTATCAAAAAATAGGACTTACCGATACATTTCTTGGGTTGATCATTGCGAATACGACTGTTTTATTACCGTTTGCAATCATCCTGTTACGTCCTTTCTTTTTACGACTACCTAAAGGATTAGAAGAAGCGGCACTTATCGATGGATGTAATAAGTTTACTACATTCTTTAAAGTAATTCTTCCATTAACCCGAACTGGTTTAATTACAGTAGGAACTTTTACATTTCTAATGGCTTGGAATGAACTTCTTTTCGCATTGACGCTATCAAATGACAACTCAATGAGACCAGTAACTGTTGGTATTTTCAATTATATGGGGGAGTATCAGTCGGTTTGGAACAACTTAATGGCTGCCTCATTCGTGTCATCCTTACCAATTGTAATAGCCTTCATCTTCTTACAGAAGTATATTGTTGATGGTCTTACGACTGGGGCTACAAAAGGATAA
- a CDS encoding carbohydrate ABC transporter permease — MDMKTGATKLNMNTKQKVKYKKNSKRKMNWFTDHLFLFPTILFFLIFILYPILYNIMLSFKKMDVSNFMTGGVWAGLANYQAIFSDPLLYKALVNSFIFTFACIVIEFIIGFALAVLFRQKFPGVNFMRGLILVVWMLPSVVVGVLYKWIMAGDSGVLNFVLTQVGLIEENILWVSSEQFALIAVTAANIWHGIPFYMIILLGGLSTLPRDLYEAAKIDGANGWRSFLKITLPLMKPTILVLLMLGLINSFKVFDLIYVMTGGGPLDATTVIPYYAYKLSFLQFNFGEGGAVSGIMLILVIILAIVYLKLMQKEEAN, encoded by the coding sequence ATGGACATGAAAACGGGAGCGACAAAATTAAATATGAATACAAAGCAGAAGGTTAAGTACAAGAAAAATAGTAAGAGGAAAATGAATTGGTTTACCGACCATCTTTTCTTATTTCCAACCATTCTATTCTTCTTGATTTTTATCCTTTATCCTATTTTATATAATATTATGTTGAGTTTTAAAAAAATGGATGTATCAAACTTTATGACAGGCGGAGTATGGGCAGGTCTAGCGAACTATCAGGCTATATTCTCAGACCCTTTACTGTATAAGGCCTTAGTTAATTCGTTTATCTTTACATTTGCCTGTATTGTTATTGAGTTTATTATAGGGTTCGCGCTTGCAGTATTATTTAGACAAAAGTTTCCTGGTGTGAACTTTATGAGAGGGTTAATCCTTGTAGTGTGGATGCTTCCATCTGTTGTAGTAGGAGTTCTCTATAAGTGGATCATGGCCGGGGATTCAGGAGTATTAAACTTTGTCTTAACGCAAGTAGGATTAATTGAAGAAAATATATTATGGGTTTCAAGTGAACAGTTTGCCCTAATAGCTGTTACTGCCGCAAACATATGGCACGGGATCCCATTCTATATGATTATTTTATTAGGTGGTCTTTCTACATTACCTCGTGATTTGTATGAAGCAGCCAAAATTGATGGAGCAAACGGGTGGAGGTCGTTTTTGAAAATCACTTTACCATTGATGAAGCCAACCATATTAGTATTACTGATGCTTGGGCTAATCAACTCATTTAAAGTGTTTGACCTTATTTATGTAATGACTGGTGGCGGCCCATTAGATGCTACCACTGTTATTCCATATTATGCATATAAACTATCATTCTTGCAATTCAACTTTGGAGAAGGTGGAGCAGTTAGCGGAATTATGCTAATCCTTGTAATTATTCTTGCAATTGTGTATCTGAAACTAATGCAAAAGGAGGAAGCGAACTAA